The nucleotide window GAGGCCGAAACGGGTGGTGAGATTAAAGCCGTCATGAAAGCAGAAGGCGAGTTTGTTGACGAAGGAGAAGCACTATTTGAAATTGAATAAAACAAGGGTATTTTTCCTGAATGAACGGGCTCGTTCGGGAAATCCAGATCGTGTTGGGAAACGGTCATCAAGTGATAAAGGCAAGTGATGGAGGTAACAGTAACAATGACAGAGCATAATTATAGGGACATTTTAGAAGAAATTGAACAAGGTGGACCTGAACGATATCACAAAAGCAATGAGGATAAAGGCAAACGTTTTGTGCGGGAACGTTTGCGCATGCTGCTGGATGAAGATGCGCACGTGCTCGAAGACGGGAAATTCGCGAATGTCCAAGCCGGTGATTTACCGGCGGATGGCGTGATTACCGGCATGGGCACAATACATGGACAACAAGTATGTTTTATGGCCAATGACTCCACCGTTAAAGCCGGCTCATGGGGCGCCCGTACCGTTGAAAAAATCATCCGTATCCAGGAACAGGCTGAAAATCTGCGCTGTCCGATGTTTTACCTTGTTGATTCAGCCGGGGCGCGCATTACGGATCAAGTCGAAATGTTTCCCGGGCGGCGGGGAGCAGGACGTATTTTCCATAATCAAGTGAACCTATCCGGTCAAATTCCGCAAGTCTGCCTGCTTTTCGGCCCTTCGGCTGCCGGTGGCGCTTATATTCCGGCGTTTTGTGATGTTGTGATCATGGTGGAGAAAAATGCGTCCATGTATTTAGGCTCTCCGCGCATGGCGGAAATGGTAATTGGTGAGAAAGTAAGTTTGGAAGAGATGGGCGGCGCAGAAATGCATTGCAGCGTTTCCGGATGCGGGGATGTTCTTGCTGTAGACGAACCCAGCGCAATCGAAAAAGCACGTCAATATATCACTTATTTTCCTGAAAACTACCGTGAAAAAACAAAGGCAGTGGCTGCGAAAGCGCCGGTTGCCGGGGACAAAGAATTGGCGGATCTGATTCCGGAAAATCAAAATGCCCCATTTGATATGTATAAACTCATTGAACAATTGATTGATGAAGACAGTTTTTTTGAAATGAAGCGTTTATTTGCACCGGAATTAATCACGGGGTTGGCTCGAATGAACGGGAAAGTGGTAGGGATCATTGCCAATCAACCAAAAGCGAAGGGCGGGGTTCTTTTTCACGATTCCGCAGACAAAGCGGCACGCTTCATAAATCTTTGTGATGCCTTTAATATTCCGCTGCTGTTTCTTGCGGACGTGCCCGGCTTTATGATCGGTACGAAGGTTGAGCAGGCCGGTATCATTCGCCATGGAGCAAAAATGATTTCGGCTATGTCGAGCGCCACAGTTCCGAAAATATCCGTCATCGTGCGAAAAGCTTATGGTGCGGGTTTATATGCAATGGCCGGTCCTGCTTTCGAACCCGATTATTGCGTAGCACTTCCGACGGCGCAGATTGCTGTCATGGGACCCGAAGCAGCAGTGAATGCTGTTTATGCAAATAAGATCGCCGAACTGCCTGAAGAAGAAAGAAGCGCATACATTTCGGGAAAACGCAAGGAGTACCAAGAGAATATTGATATTTATCGACTGGGCTCCGAACTTGTCGTCGATGACATCGTTGCCCCCGGAAATTTAAGACAGACGCTCATCTCAAGGTTTCAAGCATATGCAGAGAAGCAAATGCCGGCCCCTGACAAAAAACATAATGTTGACCCGGTTTAGCGAAGAAAAACTGTATTCGAATACAAAATAGGAACAACGTCAAGGAGCAAATATGCTCCTTTTCTTCTTTATTGGATGAACTTACTAATTGAAATAAAGGATAGAGTGCCGATTTCGATACAAACTATGGGTACCAAGCAAGGGAGGTGAGATAAGATGGCAAGCAACAATTCAAACCAACTTGTTGTACCTGGCGTTGATCAGGCACTCGATCAAATGAAATATGAAATTGCACAAGAGTTCAATGTGCAGCTTGGTGGCGAATCCACATCCCGTTCTAACGGCTCTGTAGGTGGGGAAATCACTAAGCGTTTGGTTCAGATGGCCGAGCAACAAATGAACGGCTATCAGCGATAACAAATGTATACAGATGACTAAAAAGGCAGCTTCGGCTGCCTTTTTCACGTTTGACCGGGGTGGTGGTCCTCGTATATATGGTATAGCATTAAGTCGTGCACTTCCATTTCCACCTTGTCCACATTATCAGGTGGTTCATTTTTCCAATCGATTGTTCCATCTTGTGCATATATTCCTATACAATGTTTTCCCTTGTAAAAAAATGAAATTTTCCATTCTTTCCTAATCCAATTATCTTTAAGTGTTTTGAACTGAAAATGTGTAAGCAAACAGGAGCCTCCCCCAACTCTTCATAACGTTTCTCTATATGGTATCATGTTTGTGGGAAACTTGTCTTAAAGAGATTGTTCAATAATTCCTGAACTTCTGCACGTATGTAAAGTTGCATGGGTCTGGAGTTTTCAATAATTATGATGCGAGGAGTCTTGTCATGAACGGCTGGTTACTTTTAGTATTGACCGCTTTATTGGCGGCCGTTATCGGGTTTATAACGAATGTCATTGCTGTTTCTATGCTTTTTCGCCCACGAAAAGCCATTTTTATTGGTTCGTGGCAATTGCCGTTTACTCCGGGATTAATTCCTAAACGCCACGAGGATATCGCGAACCATCTGGGAAGGATTATGATGGAACATTTGTTAACGGTGGAAGGGTTACAAGGGCGATTAACCGAACAACAATTTCAAAACGAGGTTAATACGTGGGTAAAAGAAGGAGTGAAAAAATGGCTGTCGAATGAAGAGCGCTCGCTCCGGGAAATAACGGAACATTACAGTTCATGGTCGGCGCCTGATCGGAAAGTGGAACAACGCATCAAGGGTATGATATCCGATCGTATTGATGCTTATTGGAAAGAAATACAAGCACAGACGATTGAGGAGATCATTCCCGATGATTGGCGCCAAAAAGGGAGGGAGTTCATCCCGAGAGTTGCTCACGGGATCTTACAACGTTTGCGTGTTTATTTGTATTCGAAAGAGGGGAAAGCCCAAGTACAATCGATTATTCAGGCATTTATTCGACGGCGTGGTTCGATCGTTCAAATGTTGGATTCGTTTGTGCGAACGGAAAAAATGATTGAGCGTGTGTACCCCGAAGTTGTAAATGCTTTGACGTCTCGGGATATTGAAAACTGGCTGCAAAAAAAACTTCATGAAGAGTATGATAAGGTTTTGCGGAAAAAAGGAAGCGACTTTGTTTCTGGGGAAACAATGGAGAATTATCGCTTTGATCTTACAGATTTAGCGATGAACGAAATTCCCATCGATGAAGTATTTCACAAACCGGTGAAAGAATGGGCGGAACAGATAGATTTCCGCTATGTAGATCAAATTTCCGATGTGGCCATACATCAGGCCGGTCGTTTTTTGGAAGTGAATATGAGCGGCATTTTGAAATCACTACGTCTCGACCAAGTTGTAACGGAGCAAGTGAAAGCATTTCCGTTGGACCGCTTGGAAGAAATCGTTGTGAACATTTCTAATCGGGAGTTACGGATGATTAAATACTTAGGAGGGATTTTGGGAGGAATCATTGGAGTTGTCCAAGGATTGCTTATCCTGTTTCTTATATAGTGTCCCGGTGACACACTTCGATTGGTTCCGACGCCCAGGTCGGCTAGTGTCGGCGTTGTCACAGGATGTGACGGTTTTAGCCGACTCCCTTGCCCAGAGAAAAGCCCCTCTGATGGAAGTTTCACAGTATGAAATATGGGGTTTGGGCTGTTATTTGCAGAACAGGCATGTTATCCTCGAAAAGGTGTAACGTAATGAAGAAACGGCAAGGATGGAATAAAAGGAGGAAAATCATGGCTGATCATTTACATGACAAAGCACACGAATTAGCGCGAGCATTAAGGGAGAGCGATGAATATCAGGCATTGCAAGCGCTGCACGAAGAAGTGGAGGAAGATGACGTTGCAAGCCGAATGCTCTCGAATTTCCGCAAAGTTCAATTGGATTTGCAGGATAAGCAAATGCAAGGAGAGCAACCTTCGGAAGAAGAAATTAGCCAAGCCCAAAAGCAATTTGAAATGGTGCAACAACATGATGTCATTTCCAGGCTAATGGAAGAAGAGCAGCGAATGAGCACGGTTATCGGCGACATGAATAAAATCATTACAGAACCGCTGGAATCGCTGTATGGTACACCTGAAGACGAGCAAAGCCAATAATTAAGAAAAATGGAGAGCCGAGCGCTCTCCATTTTTTTGCGAAGTAGCCCGAAATAGCCGTCCACATCGGAAAAACGGTCGCCATGAAAGGCCGGATCACTAAACCTTCGCTAGCCAAACGCCATTACAGTTCTAAATTTCCCCTTTCGGACATAGTGTTTTACTAATAGGGCAACGAGTACGAACAGGAGGGGTGACCTTGAACTATCGGTTATTAGCCTTGGCTGTTGACGGAGCCATTTTAAAAGACAACAGCCGGTTATCAAGAACGACGAAGGAAGCGATTGAATTTGTGCGGAATAAAGGGGTTTATGTAACACTAGCGACCCATCGTTCCTATCAGCAAGCGAATAAAATCGCGAAAGCGTTGAGAATGGAGCACGAAATGATTTGCTACGGAGGGGCCCTTATCGCCGGACGGGCGGATAAACCGCTTTATGCCCAACGTATGCCGGTGGAAATGGCACGGGATATCGCTTTTGAATTGGAGCGATTTGGATGCCAGATGGTTGTCGAACATGAAAATTTTGAGTTGACAAATCGTCTGCACCAACCGCAAAATTTGCTCGGAAAGATGACGGTAAGCGTGAGCGAGTCTTTATTTTATCCGCAGACGGTTGTTGAACATATGAGCGAACATATCGATTTGCATCGTATATCTCCGTTACGAATGAAAGTTGATTTTGACGTCAATGAAGAAAAAGTAGCGGCCATTGATCATCTGCAAAGCATAATCCCGGGGTTAAGCATTGTGGAGCAAGAAGGAGACATTCCTTCCGTCCATTTAAAGATGAAAGAAGCAAACAAATCAGAAACGTTGCTTTATCTCGGTCATGAACTTGGCATCCATCCCGGGGAGATGGTTGCAGTAGCAGCAAAAGCGGAAGATGAAGAAATGTTGGGTACAGTCGGTTTGGGCGTGGCCATGGGGCAGTCATCGCTCCATCTGCGTAAAAGCGCGGATTGGGTAACGAGATCAAATGATCAGGATGGGCTTGCATATATGATTAAAGAAGTATTTAGAAAGCAAATGAACGTATCGCAACATCATTAGAAAACTTGGTTTTTCGCCATATAAAAAACGATTGCCCTCTCATTTTCGGATGAGGGGGCAACAACATTAGATTTAACGGTAAAATAACAACAATTTTCCGGAACGCACGAGACGATGGGTTGTTGTCATATACGATTCTTCCTGTAACCGACTTCTTCCATGCTCAATTGCTTCCTCGTCTGTATCGAATGTATAAGATTCATTGAGCAACAATTCTCCGGTTTTATTAAATACAGTTAGAGCATAATCCATAGCGGTCCCTCCCTCCACTTCTTTCCCATTATTTTATCAAAGAGCTGTTCTGTTTGAAAGGCCTTTCAAATAAGAACGCAAGCCCGGGCTTGTAGAAAGCGGCATGTATTGCTAGTATGGCAAAGAGGTGAGTACATGGCTTTGCGAATGGAGAACGTTACGAAAAGATTTGGAGCAAAAACAGCGGTCGATCAATTATTTTTACATATTGACTCCGGTGAAATGTTTGGCATGTTGGGGGCGAACGGTGCCGGGAAAACAACGACTTTCCGCATGATGATCGGCTTGTTTGCCCCCGATGACGGCGGGGTTTCCTGGAATGGAAGTCCTCCACAATCGTTGGATGCGCGCATCATTGGTTATTTGCCGGAAGAGAGGGGCTTGTATCCGAAACTGAAAGTGATGGAGCAGATGATCTATCTTGGGCGTTTGCGAGGGCTTTCCAAGCATGATATTGTTGCCGAAGTGGATGCTTGGCTGGAGCGTTTTCACATTCCTCATTATCGGAAAGCTAAAGTGGAAAACCTTTCAAAAGGGAATCAACAAAAAATACAATTCATTGCCGCTGTATTGCATCGTCCGCAGCTTTTGATTTTGGACGAGCCTTTTAGCGGTTTGGACCCCATTAATGTCGATTTGCTAAAAAAAGCTGTTGTAAAACTCAAAAACGAAGGGACAACCATTGTTTTCTCCAGCCATGATATGAAGCATGTCGAATCTCTTTGCGAAAATCTTTGTATCATGGATAAAGGCAAACCGGTCGTCCATGGAAAGTTAAGTGACATCAAACGCACATATGAAAAACGTAAACTCCATATTCGAGCGGATTTTTCGCTCTCGTTTTTGGGGGACGTTGATGGCGTGTTGCAAATGACCGTTGGTGCCGAGGAGACGATGCTTGCGATTCGTGATGAAACAGTGGCAAAAGATATTTTCAGCCGGCTTCAGGATTATGGGTATGTGCGCCATTTTTCCGTGCAAGAACCAACGTTGCATGACATTTTCATTGAGAAGGTGGGCCGAACGTATGCGTAAAATGTTCATCGTGCTCGCCCATACATATTGGACAAAAATCAAATCGAAAACGTTTATGCTCACGACATTGATGATGGCTGTGTTTATGCTCGTGTTTTTGAATTTGAATAATATCATCCAGTTTTTTGACGGGGACCCATCCGAGCAAACCTATGCGGTGCTTATGATCGATGAAAGCGACGGTCTGTTTGAACCGTTGGCAGAAGAAATAGAGAGCGGAAGCGGTCAAATTACGATAGATGAAGCCTCTCAAGAAGAGGAAGAAGTTGCCGGGAAAGCTGTTATGGAAGGGCAATATGATGCTTATTTACGAGTGGATGGACAGGCGGATGATATCGAAGGGCATTTTTTCGCGCCAACGATCAATGAAACGTATCTTCCTTCCCAACTTCAATCGGCCCTACAAAACGTAAGGGAAGGGCAAATTGCGGCTGCTTTGCAGATCGAGGAAGAAGAACTGGAAACGCTGAATGAACCTGTGCCGTTTGGGCAAACAGCGTTGGATGAGACCGCGCGCTCGGAAGCGGAATTAAACCAGGCGCGTTTACTCGTGAATGTTTTGTTATTCGTCATCTATTTTTCTGTCCTATTTCTCGGAAATATGATCGCTTCGGAAGTTGCCACCGAAAAATCATCAAGAGTGATGGAACTGTTGATCTCGAGTGCTACGCCCATTCAACAAATGTTTGGAAAGATTTTCGGAGTTGGGCTGATCGGACTTACGCAGTATTCGCTGATTTTTATGGTGGCTTTGGTTTCGTTTGCCCAATTCATCGGTACAGGCTCCGCTCCGGAGGCAGGCGAACTGATGGAGCAACAAGCGCTGTTTGCGGCAGATGGTCCGGTTTTTTCATTGGAACTTTTTCTGTTTGCGTTTTTGTTTTTTATCCTCGGATACTTGTTGTATGCGACGCTCGCAGCCATGCTTGGTTCCGTCGTTACGAGAATTGAAGACGTAGGCCAGGCGGTGGGACCGATGAATATGCTTGTCATCTTAGCGCTCATGATCTCTGTTTTTAGCATGGGGAATCCGGGTGCACCGATTGTAACCATTACTTCCTATATCCCGTTTTTCACGCCAATGATCATGTTTTTGCGTGTTGGAATGGGGGAGGCGGCAATCTGGGAAGTGTTTCTCTCGGCAGGAATCATGGTGATTACGATTGCGTTGTTAACGGCTATCGCCGCGAAAGTATACCGCGGCGGAGTGCTGTTGTATAATCATACTCGTATGTGGAAGAGCTTGAAGCAGGCAGTATTGCTATCAAAAAAAACACCATGATAGCTGGATGAAAAGGTTATTCATTGGAAAAGATGGAAATAAAAGAATGTCAATGAGTAAGAAATATGTGATACAATGCAGGGAAATGGTGATTTTGCAACTAAGGCTTTTCGACCTAAAACCTTGGCGTGAAGCCAAGGTTTCTAATAAAGGGGGTGGCAGGAAAGATGATGCTTGAATTTGTGACAGATATGAACTGGATTTACGTTATGGTGATGTTATCCAGCATCGCGGTGATTGGTTTTCAAAACCATCTTCGTTCCGTATCCCCGATGCAGCTGATAACAAGGCAATGGCAACAAAGCCGGCAAAAACATGTGAAGGTTTTTCTTTCTCAAGCGCCCGTCCCTGCTGTCCCCCGCGTACAACAAAAAATCCCTGCGTTCAACGATCGAAGCCATGATGATGACGATGAAGAATCCTATCCTTCTCTATATTAAATGTACCAATCTAATATAAGGAGGACCTTTGTTGAAGAAAAAGCATATCGTCGGATTAATCGTCATCTTCATGATCGGGGTTGTGCTGTCCGGTTGTGGGATGGATCGCGCGCCCATTACTTCGGAAAGCGAGGGAATTTGGGATCATTTTTTTGTGTTTCCGTTGTCGTGGTTAATTATCCAAACCGCAGAATTAATGCAAGGGAGTTATGGACTGGCGATTATGGGTATGACAGTCGTCATCAGGCTTTTGTTACTCCCGTTATTTTTAAAACAGCATAAGAGCAGCAAAGCGATGCAAAAACTCCGTCCCGAGATTGAGCAGTTGCGAACGCAATATGATATGAAAAATACTGAAGAGCAAAGAAAAATGCAACAGGAAATGATGAGTCTCTACCAGAATAGCGGGGTGAATCCGCTTGCGGGTTGCTTGCCGATGGTCATCCAAATGCCGATATTAATGGCTTTTTATTTCGCGATTGTCCGCACGGAAGAGATCGCGACGCACAGTTTTCTATGGATGGATCTCGGAAATTCTGATCCGTATATGATCATGCCTTTGCTTGCCGGTTTCGCCATGTTTTTGCAAATGCAATTAAGCACTCGTAACATGCCTACGGAAGTCGCCGGCCAAATGAAGGTCATGCTCTACATCATGCCGGTCATGATCGTCGGTGCAGGGTTTGCGCTCCCTTCAGCGTTGTCGCTCTATTGGTTTACGGGGAGCATTTTTATGATGATACAGACATGGATCATCAACCGAAATGAACGTAGAGCAGATCGTGCAGAACAAGCCGTCAGTGAAACTGATTAATAAAAAGACCCTGATCTTCGGGGTCTTTTTTCTTTTGCATTGTCCAGCCTCTAACCTCTCACATCTCACTTCCAAACTGAATACGTTATGTTGTAAAGGAGGTAGGCTACTATCATGCAACGTAACGAGCAGATGTATCATCATTGTCTTCAACATAAGGGAAGACACGTAAAGGCAGATATGGCGGATCAGCAAACGTTTTACGGTTTTGTGGAAAATGTCGACGTAGAAAACGTATACTTGATCATTTTGGAAAGTGATGATGGTAACAATGGATATGACCATCATCATGGGGGCCACGGGCACCACCATCACGGGCACCATCCCGGGAATGAACACTATTATGGGCAGGGCCACCAGCATCACGGATACGGCCATCAAGACGGAAACTGGGGCCATTATCAACCACAAATGGATCAACGCGTATTCGGCGGCTATGGATATGGTTATCCCGGCTACGGATATGGAGGGTTTGGAGCACCCGGTTTTCGTTGGAGAAGATTAGCATTGCCGCTGGCAGGGTTGGCTGCACTTTCCCTCTTGTTTTAATTAATCACAAGACCTCATCCATGGTAAGGATGAGGTCGCCGGTTCGAGTCCGGCAGGAAGCTCCAGTCATATCAAGGTTTTCAGCTTTTCCTCATGTTTGCATTATGAATTGCAGTGACGGGACAGTGACGACATGACCCGCTCACCCTTACCTTTTCATGCATTAAAGAAGCTCGAGAAACGTTCCGCAGAATCTTGATGCACCTGTGGGCGGACATGTGAATAAATGTCCATAGTCGTTTCAGCTTTAACGTGCCCTAAACGTTGCTGAACGATTTTTACGTGTTCGTTCATTTCTAGCATTAAAGTAGCGTGCGTGTGCCTTAATTCATGAAACGTGATCTGTTTGACTTCAGCACGTTCACAAATGCGTTGCATCGCTCGCCGTACATTTCGTTTCATCATATAACCGCCTTTTAAGTTTGCAACAACAACATCAGATTTCGGCGTTTGTTTCTCTTTATATAGCTTTAAATATTCTGCTTGTTGATCGGAAATCGGGATGTCTCGCCGAGAGGATTCCGTTTTTAGTCGACCTAATTCTTTTTCCTGTTCATGATAAGCCAATGGTGATAAACATTACCTACTATAAATTCGCCGTGATCAGAATGTAGCGAGTTGATAAGCGCCAGGATAGGAGCGGTACAAAAAATAATGTTTAAATCTCAAAGATTGGGGTTTATTTATGAAAAAAGCTGTTGTTTTGAATCGCCATTATATGGAAGATGTTTTTGAACAAGAGGGTATGCCTGAATTTGGATTAAAGTATGCAGAAAAGGCAAATGAGGAATTAAGCGGATTGGATTTGCAAAAAGGAGAAGTTGTAAATGTCATTGGCTTGGAAGTAACAAGTTCTAGTTATGATTTAAGGATACATTGTAAGTTGCAGGTTGTTGAAGATGAAAAATATGATGTTTTGTGGGAATCGGGTGATTTTATGCCGATTCATTTTTTATATGTCATGAAAACTTATGAATAAAAAAGGAGCGAATGAATAATGAATTTTAGAAGTGGGATTAAACCTGATGTGAAAGTAACTTTTGGAGATATGATTTTTATGGGTATGGCTAGAGAAAGACGAGAGTATGACCCTGACAAATCGTTTCAAGAAAGGCCATTACAAGCGAGAGTCTATAATTTAGCGTCGTCTACACAAGGGGAACAGATTGAGGTCACTGTACCTGAATATGTTGATGAAAAAGAGATTGATTTTAATGCTCCGGTGGAATTAAAGAATCCGACTATAAGAGCAAGAGCGCAAGCATCGGGAAATGGATTTGCCAATGTAATTTGGACAGTTGAAGCCGAAGATATTGTTGAAGTGGGCAAGAAAACATCTAAGGAACCGATGAATGAGCCTGTTGCTTCAGGAGCAGAGAAGAAATAAACGAAGCGTACTGGTTTAGACTGGTGCGCTTTTTATATGAAGGGAGAGTTTGCGTTGGAAACCGAAAAAATTCCTGTTGCTGAACATTTAAATGACTATGAGTACCAATTTTTTTTAAATGCTTATGCCCACCACATTTCTTCAGCTGTTGCTACGGCTGACGCTTCCACCGTTTCAAATACGCCTGCCCATTCATCAAACAGGCATTCCACGCTGATTTTAGCCGTGCGGCGATAATAATCCTTGAATAAGCATTGCCCTTGAAACATCCCATCCAACATATCAATATTTTCGTCGCTTGCTTCCATGTTCATCCATTTTAATACATCTTCACGTTCGGTTGGTTCATCGAACGCAAATGCCACGCCAAAGTTATTGCTTTCTTCTTCACGTAGAGCGTCTTTTGTTGATTGGGAAATAAAATAGAGCGCATTGCTATAACTACGCCCGACCCTACGCATTTTCTTTTCGACTTTTTTCCCCGTGGGATTGGATGTCAACATCCATGCTTCATCCATAAACTCGGCTGTACGTTCATCCTTATTTTGACCAAACAACTCGCAATACCTTCCAAGAGCATACATGACAGCACTCGATTTCAACTGTTCACTTGTATAACTTTCATAGCTATCATTCACCTCGGGTAAATCCAAATTCTCAATTTCTACAATACTAATGCGGCGATTTAAAGATAAGGCATCATTCGAGCCATCATGAACACATAAGCGCATCACCCCATCCGCCATAACTTCATATAAAAAATTGCCTGCCTTCCGCACATCCACATCTTCATGCGCCTGCATTTCATAGATCACATGCATACTGCCAACTTTTTCCCCTTTTTCTTTCTGTTCCTGCACTTTCGTTATTGACTGTAAAAAGGCTGTATGCACATCATCCTTTCCCGAAAAATCATAGACCTGTTCAAAAATCATTGTGACCATTTCTTTTTGTTGCGTGGAGGGCAAGAATACAATCGGGTCTAATGCTCCCCAATTGGCTTGATCTTCGGGGTCTAACGTAATAAAGTGGAATCTCTCCAAATGCTCCACAAACAACGGAAAATCTTTTCGCACTTGCTGATTTTTCATCACTTTCCGTATCCATTTTCTTAACTCTTTTTTCGGATCAATATACAAGCATTTGATATCCAATAACGAGATATAAATAAACAGCAGCTTAGCCAGAAATGATTTTCCATTCCCTGTATCGCCTGTTATAAGAACATGTGGCGATTTCGTCTTTGTCCCTTTTATTTGTTGATTCGCTAGAAACGGATGGAAAAACACTGGATCACGGCTTGAACCGATCGCCGCATCCAAATCTTTATGCTGTTCAAATCGATCAATCCAACCGACGAAAAAGCCAATATTCGAGCCAACCGATGCATTAACCCCGAATAGGCACTCCGCCAAACCATCCTGCGACGTTTTTTGCATCCAGTTTCGATCTTTCACGTCAATCGGTTCGCCAGGCAAAAACTTATAGAACAATGATAATTGGTCAGCCACTGGTATTCGTGCAACAATCCCCATCGACTTTAATCGACGTTTGACCATCTTTGCTCTCGTTAAACAGTCTTTTTTCGTTTGTCCATCTACGATCACCACAGCCATCCAGTTAAACATATGCACGTCATCTTTTTTAATATCGTCCTGCAAGTTTCTGATCATTTGATCACTTTCACTTATGGACGCATCCGTTTCATCCCCGGTCTGATTTTGCTCTCTCGCCGATTCTCGTAACTGTTTCTTTTTCATATTGACCTTCATTTTGGTTTGGGATTTACTTTCCACTTGTGCTTTAATATCAACTTCAACAGGAAACGGTAAGGCTTGCGTCTCATAGAATAAATCGCTATCCGCCATATTACGGGGAAATTCATCAATCACAACAAAACTGATATATCCTTCATCTTCATCACTGTTCAGATTTAAAACGGATGGAGAAGTAGGGTCAATGAGCGTATTCGTAACAGCTTTCCTTGAAGCATTCGCCATTTCCTCTGAAACCTGATGATCTAACCCACGAATAAAGTGATAACGATTAATATAAATCATTTCTTTCTCCGTTAATGGTGCACCATCAACCATCCCCATTGTGTCCGCTAATTCCTGTTCAGCTTCTTGATATTTTTCAAAGAAGGATGTTGTAACTTCCTGCTCCCATCCTAATAGATTCACAATGGTATCCGTTGCTGTTGAAAGCATCGACATCATATTTTCTTTTACATCGGCATCTATCCTTACCATATCCGCTCTTAAACGAACACCGACGATAAAATCACTTTTCGTCACCGTCCCCAATCGCTGTCCTAATAGTGATTCTGTCTCATCCAAATAATAGTTCGCCATATCTTCGGTATCTAAAGCCACATCTTGCTTCAGATTCTCAAAACGCTCATGCAGTTGATATTCCTGGGGAT belongs to Salicibibacter cibi and includes:
- a CDS encoding ABC transporter permease, which produces MRKMFIVLAHTYWTKIKSKTFMLTTLMMAVFMLVFLNLNNIIQFFDGDPSEQTYAVLMIDESDGLFEPLAEEIESGSGQITIDEASQEEEEVAGKAVMEGQYDAYLRVDGQADDIEGHFFAPTINETYLPSQLQSALQNVREGQIAAALQIEEEELETLNEPVPFGQTALDETARSEAELNQARLLVNVLLFVIYFSVLFLGNMIASEVATEKSSRVMELLISSATPIQQMFGKIFGVGLIGLTQYSLIFMVALVSFAQFIGTGSAPEAGELMEQQALFAADGPVFSLELFLFAFLFFILGYLLYATLAAMLGSVVTRIEDVGQAVGPMNMLVILALMISVFSMGNPGAPIVTITSYIPFFTPMIMFLRVGMGEAAIWEVFLSAGIMVITIALLTAIAAKVYRGGVLLYNHTRMWKSLKQAVLLSKKTP
- the yidC gene encoding membrane protein insertase YidC; this encodes MIGVVLSGCGMDRAPITSESEGIWDHFFVFPLSWLIIQTAELMQGSYGLAIMGMTVVIRLLLLPLFLKQHKSSKAMQKLRPEIEQLRTQYDMKNTEEQRKMQQEMMSLYQNSGVNPLAGCLPMVIQMPILMAFYFAIVRTEEIATHSFLWMDLGNSDPYMIMPLLAGFAMFLQMQLSTRNMPTEVAGQMKVMLYIMPVMIVGAGFALPSALSLYWFTGSIFMMIQTWIINRNERRADRAEQAVSETD
- a CDS encoding site-specific integrase, producing MAYHEQEKELGRLKTESSRRDIPISDQQAEYLKLYKEKQTPKSDVVVANLKGGYMMKRNVRRAMQRICERAEVKQITFHELRHTHATLMLEMNEHVKIVQQRLGHVKAETTMDIYSHVRPQVHQDSAERFSSFFNA
- a CDS encoding DUF961 family protein, with protein sequence MNFRSGIKPDVKVTFGDMIFMGMARERREYDPDKSFQERPLQARVYNLASSTQGEQIEVTVPEYVDEKEIDFNAPVELKNPTIRARAQASGNGFANVIWTVEAEDIVEVGKKTSKEPMNEPVASGAEKK
- a CDS encoding ATP-binding protein, which codes for MADVQTPMKTMYRNLLLTRGGDVWAYHRIKAKSIPKQNEKEVESYKKRWREFLQELTKYQDFHFMMYPQEYQLHERFENLKQDVALDTEDMANYYLDETESLLGQRLGTVTKSDFIVGVRLRADMVRIDADVKENMMSMLSTATDTIVNLLGWEQEVTTSFFEKYQEAEQELADTMGMVDGAPLTEKEMIYINRYHFIRGLDHQVSEEMANASRKAVTNTLIDPTSPSVLNLNSDEDEGYISFVVIDEFPRNMADSDLFYETQALPFPVEVDIKAQVESKSQTKMKVNMKKKQLRESAREQNQTGDETDASISESDQMIRNLQDDIKKDDVHMFNWMAVVIVDGQTKKDCLTRAKMVKRRLKSMGIVARIPVADQLSLFYKFLPGEPIDVKDRNWMQKTSQDGLAECLFGVNASVGSNIGFFVGWIDRFEQHKDLDAAIGSSRDPVFFHPFLANQQIKGTKTKSPHVLITGDTGNGKSFLAKLLFIYISLLDIKCLYIDPKKELRKWIRKVMKNQQVRKDFPLFVEHLERFHFITLDPEDQANWGALDPIVFLPSTQQKEMVTMIFEQVYDFSGKDDVHTAFLQSITKVQEQKEKGEKVGSMHVIYEMQAHEDVDVRKAGNFLYEVMADGVMRLCVHDGSNDALSLNRRISIVEIENLDLPEVNDSYESYTSEQLKSSAVMYALGRYCELFGQNKDERTAEFMDEAWMLTSNPTGKKVEKKMRRVGRSYSNALYFISQSTKDALREEESNNFGVAFAFDEPTEREDVLKWMNMEASDENIDMLDGMFQGQCLFKDYYRRTAKISVECLFDEWAGVFETVEASAVATAEEMWWA